A DNA window from Streptomyces canus contains the following coding sequences:
- the treS gene encoding maltose alpha-D-glucosyltransferase has protein sequence MTVNEPVHDTFEDTPAKDRDPDWFKRAVFYEVLVRSFQDSNGDGVGDLKGLTAKLDYLQWLGVDCLWLPPFFKSPLRDGGYDVSDYTAVLPEFGDLADFVEFVDAAHHRGMRVIIDFVMNHTSDQHPWFQESRANPDGPYGDYYMWADDDKQYQDARIIFVDTEASNWSHDPVRGQYYFHRFFSHQPDLNYENPAVQEEILAALRFWLDLGIDGFRLDAVPYLYAAEGTNCENLPATHQFLKRVRRDIDAMYPDTVLLAEANQWPEDVVDYFGDYQAGGDECHMAFHFPVMPRIFMAVRRESRYPVSEILAKTPAIPNNCQWGIFLRNHDELTLEMVTDEERDYMWAEYAKDPRMRANIGIRRRLAPLLDNDRDTIELFTALLLSLPGSPILYYGDEIGMGDNIWLGDRDAVRTPMQWTPDRNAGFSTADPGRLNLPIIMDPVYGHQVTNVEASMASPSSLLHWTRRMIEIRKQNPAFGLGSFTELQSSNPAVLAFLREYEDDLVLCVNNFSRFAQPTELDLREFDGRHPVELFGGVRFPAIGELPYLLTLGGHGFYWFRLSRVASRIGRRL, from the coding sequence GTGACCGTCAACGAGCCCGTCCACGACACTTTCGAGGACACCCCGGCGAAGGACCGGGACCCGGACTGGTTCAAGCGGGCCGTCTTCTACGAGGTCCTCGTCCGCTCCTTCCAGGACAGCAACGGCGACGGCGTCGGCGACCTCAAGGGCCTGACCGCCAAACTCGACTACCTCCAGTGGCTGGGCGTCGACTGCCTGTGGCTGCCGCCGTTCTTCAAGTCACCGCTCAGGGACGGCGGTTACGACGTCTCCGACTACACCGCCGTCCTGCCGGAGTTCGGTGACCTCGCCGACTTCGTGGAGTTCGTCGACGCCGCCCATCACCGCGGCATGCGCGTGATCATCGACTTCGTCATGAACCACACCAGCGACCAGCACCCGTGGTTCCAGGAGTCCCGGGCCAACCCCGACGGGCCCTACGGCGACTACTACATGTGGGCCGACGACGACAAGCAGTACCAGGACGCCCGGATCATCTTCGTCGACACCGAGGCCTCCAACTGGAGTCACGACCCGGTCCGCGGCCAGTACTACTTCCACCGCTTCTTCTCCCACCAGCCGGATCTCAACTACGAGAACCCGGCCGTCCAGGAGGAGATCCTGGCCGCCCTCCGCTTCTGGCTCGACCTCGGCATCGACGGCTTCCGGCTCGACGCCGTCCCCTATCTGTACGCGGCGGAGGGCACCAACTGCGAGAACCTGCCCGCCACTCACCAGTTCCTGAAGCGGGTGCGCCGCGACATCGACGCGATGTATCCGGACACGGTCCTGCTGGCCGAGGCGAATCAGTGGCCGGAGGACGTCGTCGACTACTTCGGCGACTACCAGGCCGGCGGCGACGAATGCCACATGGCGTTCCACTTCCCCGTCATGCCCCGCATCTTCATGGCCGTACGGCGCGAATCCCGCTACCCCGTCTCGGAAATCCTCGCCAAGACCCCGGCTATCCCCAACAACTGCCAGTGGGGCATCTTCCTGCGCAACCACGACGAGCTCACCCTCGAAATGGTCACCGACGAGGAACGCGACTACATGTGGGCCGAATACGCGAAGGACCCGCGTATGCGCGCCAACATCGGCATCCGGCGGCGCCTCGCCCCCCTGCTCGACAACGACCGCGACACGATCGAGCTCTTCACCGCCCTGCTGCTGTCGCTCCCCGGCTCGCCGATCCTCTACTACGGCGACGAGATCGGCATGGGCGACAACATCTGGCTCGGCGACCGCGACGCCGTACGCACCCCCATGCAGTGGACCCCCGACCGCAACGCGGGCTTCTCCACGGCCGATCCGGGCCGGCTCAACCTGCCGATCATCATGGACCCCGTCTACGGGCACCAGGTCACCAACGTCGAGGCGTCGATGGCCTCGCCGTCCTCCCTGCTGCACTGGACCCGCAGGATGATCGAGATCCGCAAGCAGAACCCCGCGTTCGGTCTCGGCAGTTTCACCGAACTGCAGTCCTCCAACCCCGCGGTGCTGGCCTTTCTGCGGGAGTACGAGGACGACCTGGTCCTGTGTGTGAACAACTTCTCCCGGTTCGCGCAGCCCACGGAGCTGGATCTGCGTGAGTTCGACGGCCGGCACCCGGTCGAGCTGTTCGGCGGGGTGCGCTTCCCGGCCATCGGTGAACTGCCGTATCTGCTCACCCTCGGCGGGCACGGCTTCTACTGGTTCCGGCTCTCCCGAGTCGCATCCCGCATCGGCCGACGCCTTTGA
- a CDS encoding pep a2, whose amino-acid sequence MKTAVPCYYHLDVEVSPERVGQVRRILAAHLRLWDLETLVEPVCGGAELLLKAIDEHARDKNTSIELWWNGQHLITAVAENDSELRPDLDLRACLERIAAMSDGWGCCATDTGSKVIWFSQRARAGERVPLVPTAPEPTLREVLQVPREMPVAVLAATTADGGC is encoded by the coding sequence ATGAAGACCGCAGTGCCCTGCTACTACCACCTCGACGTGGAGGTCAGCCCGGAACGGGTCGGACAGGTCAGGCGCATCCTGGCCGCCCATCTACGGCTCTGGGACCTCGAGACCCTGGTCGAGCCCGTCTGCGGTGGTGCCGAACTGCTGCTCAAGGCCATCGACGAGCACGCGAGGGACAAGAACACCTCGATCGAGCTGTGGTGGAACGGCCAGCACCTCATCACCGCCGTCGCCGAGAACGACAGCGAGCTGCGCCCGGACCTGGATCTGCGCGCCTGCCTGGAGCGGATCGCCGCGATGAGCGACGGCTGGGGCTGCTGCGCCACCGACACCGGCAGCAAGGTCATCTGGTTCTCGCAGCGGGCCCGCGCCGGCGAGCGCGTCCCGCTCGTGCCGACGGCCCCCGAGCCCACCCTGCGGGAGGTGCTCCAGGTGCCGCGCGAGATGCCGGTCGCGGTCCTGGCCGCCACCACTGCCGACGGCGGGTGCTGA
- a CDS encoding RNA polymerase sigma factor SigF, protein MSSVATRRQPHPHDDAPDTDKAFVRLARLPDGPERKALRDELVELWLPMAERIAVRFRGRGESLEDLYQVAALGLVKAVDHYDPARGSAFEAYAVPTVTGEIKRHFRDHMWTLHVPRRVQDLRNRVRQASKELAQTPGRAPTVAEIAERAQLTEDEVRTGAEALECFSALSLEAEMPGTDGYALGDALGGPDPGFDVVIDRVAVRPCLEALPERERTILYLRFFQGMTQSGIAEELGISQMHVSRLLSTCFAHLREEVLADAD, encoded by the coding sequence ATGTCGTCCGTCGCCACCAGAAGACAACCTCATCCGCACGACGACGCCCCCGACACCGACAAGGCGTTCGTGCGCCTGGCGCGACTGCCCGACGGTCCGGAACGCAAGGCTCTGCGGGACGAGCTGGTCGAGCTCTGGCTGCCCATGGCGGAGCGGATCGCCGTCCGGTTCCGGGGCCGCGGGGAGTCCCTCGAGGACCTCTACCAGGTGGCCGCCCTCGGGCTCGTCAAGGCCGTCGACCACTACGACCCGGCACGCGGGAGCGCCTTCGAGGCGTACGCGGTGCCGACCGTGACCGGTGAGATCAAGCGGCACTTCCGCGACCACATGTGGACGCTGCACGTGCCGCGCCGGGTGCAGGACCTGCGCAACCGGGTCCGGCAGGCCTCGAAGGAGCTCGCACAGACGCCCGGGCGGGCGCCCACCGTGGCCGAGATCGCCGAGCGGGCGCAGTTGACCGAGGACGAGGTACGCACCGGTGCGGAGGCGCTGGAGTGCTTCTCGGCGCTGTCGCTGGAGGCGGAGATGCCCGGCACCGACGGCTACGCCCTGGGCGACGCGCTCGGCGGCCCCGACCCCGGCTTCGACGTGGTGATCGACCGGGTGGCCGTCAGGCCCTGTCTGGAGGCCCTGCCGGAGCGCGAGCGGACCATCCTGTACCTGCGCTTCTTCCAGGGCATGACACAGAGCGGCATCGCCGAGGAACTCGGCATCTCGCAGATGCATGTCTCCCGGTTGCTCAGCACGTGCTTCGCGCACCTGCGCGAGGAGGTCCTGGCCGACGCCGACTGA
- a CDS encoding ANTAR domain-containing protein: MAVVPNEPADESDRIFALQEEIGQLKEAMASHAVVDQAIGMVVALGRVTPDQGWEVLKDVSQHTNIKLRNVADLILIWGRSGEIPPEIRAELEDAIDRYGPTQIPGAPPE, from the coding sequence GTGGCAGTCGTACCGAACGAACCCGCCGACGAGTCGGACCGGATCTTCGCCCTGCAGGAGGAGATCGGCCAGCTCAAGGAAGCGATGGCCTCACACGCGGTCGTGGACCAGGCCATCGGCATGGTCGTCGCGCTCGGCAGGGTGACCCCGGACCAGGGCTGGGAAGTGCTGAAGGACGTCTCCCAGCACACCAACATCAAGCTGCGCAACGTCGCGGACCTGATCCTCATCTGGGGACGGTCCGGAGAGATCCCGCCGGAGATCCGGGCCGAGCTGGAAGACGCCATCGACCGCTACGGCCCGACGCAGATTCCGGGGGCGCCGCCCGAGTGA
- a CDS encoding VOC family protein codes for MNHDPRHPTATADFVSTHHVFGAPCWVSLTSRDEQTTEEFYGAVLGWEWRPAKLGGRFRVALVDGTPVAGIAAVASMWQMAVAWTAYFAVPSADEAAARVQERGGTLAVGPLSFPPGRAALLSDRDGATFGVWEGELVANWEVWRRAQPAFVRLHTRDAFDAAIFYGEVLDWATERPGCCEVRYEAGEVVLRSGGDVVARIESGALGSAPDPSIRPHWQVHFAVQDVAACAKAAEVHGGSVLSQNGEEAVLRDPDGAQFTVTSRRVR; via the coding sequence ATGAACCACGATCCGAGACATCCCACCGCGACCGCGGACTTCGTCTCCACGCACCATGTGTTCGGTGCCCCCTGCTGGGTCAGCCTGACCAGCCGTGACGAGCAGACCACGGAGGAGTTCTACGGGGCCGTTCTCGGGTGGGAGTGGAGGCCCGCGAAGCTCGGTGGGCGCTTCCGGGTCGCGCTGGTGGACGGCACGCCGGTCGCCGGGATCGCGGCGGTGGCGTCGATGTGGCAGATGGCGGTGGCCTGGACCGCGTACTTCGCGGTGCCCAGCGCGGACGAGGCAGCGGCCCGCGTACAGGAACGCGGCGGCACGCTGGCCGTCGGCCCGCTGTCCTTCCCGCCCGGCCGGGCGGCCCTGCTCTCGGACCGCGACGGGGCGACTTTCGGCGTCTGGGAGGGCGAGCTCGTCGCCAACTGGGAGGTGTGGCGCCGCGCCCAGCCGGCCTTCGTACGGCTGCACACCCGTGACGCGTTCGACGCCGCGATCTTCTACGGCGAGGTCCTCGACTGGGCGACGGAGCGTCCCGGCTGCTGCGAGGTCCGCTACGAGGCCGGCGAGGTGGTGCTGCGCAGCGGGGGCGACGTGGTGGCACGCATCGAGTCGGGGGCGCTGGGCTCGGCCCCCGATCCCAGCATCCGGCCGCACTGGCAGGTCCACTTCGCGGTCCAGGACGTGGCGGCCTGCGCCAAGGCGGCGGAGGTCCACGGCGGCAGCGTGCTCTCGCAGAACGGCGAGGAGGCCGTCCTGCGCGACCCCGACGGCGCCCAGTTCACGGTGACCTCGCGCCGCGTGCGCTGA
- the glgX gene encoding glycogen debranching protein GlgX, producing the protein MPAWSGHPYPLGAQFDGEGTNFALFSEVAERVELVLVDERGAHTAIELTEVDGFVWHGFLPGVEPGQRYGYRVHGPWQPSLGHRCDPAKLLLDPYAKAVDGEMDNHPSLHTPEADSAGHTMLGVVTDPGFDWGDDQPPRHFYADSVIYEAHVRGLTRTHPAVPPELRGTYAGLAHPAVIDHLTSLGVTAVELMPVHQFVQDGVLQDRGLANYWGYNTIGFFAPHNAYAAHGTRGQQVTEFKAMVKALHAAGLEVILDVVYNHTAEGNEKGPTLSFRGIDNASYYRLVDGDWGHYYDTTGTGNSLLMRHPYVLQLIMDSLRYWVTEMHVDGFRFDLAATLARQFHEVDRLSAFFDLIQQDPVISRVKLIAEPWDVGEGGYQVGNFPPLWSEWNGKYRDAVRDFWRGEPHTLGEFASRLTGSSDLYQHSRRRPRASVNFVTAHDGFTLRDLVSYNDKHNEANGEGGQDGESDNRSWNCGAEGETDDPAVLELRARQQRNFLATLLLSQGIPMLCHGDELGRTQLGNNNAYCQDNEVSWIDWELSEEQRELAEFTRRVIGLRTAHPVLRRRRFFRGETLTHAGQPLPDLVWLLPDAREMAEADWQRSDAHAVGVFLNGDAIAEPDPRGRPVVDDSFLLLLNGHWEPVDFRLPGPAYGERWTTLLDTAEPQGTDEAEHKAGSEMTIEARSLVLLSRPSRAGT; encoded by the coding sequence GTGCCGGCCTGGAGCGGGCACCCCTACCCGCTGGGCGCCCAATTCGACGGTGAGGGCACCAACTTCGCGCTGTTCAGCGAGGTCGCCGAGCGTGTCGAACTCGTCCTGGTCGACGAGCGTGGCGCCCACACCGCCATTGAGCTGACCGAGGTCGACGGCTTCGTGTGGCACGGCTTCCTGCCGGGCGTCGAGCCGGGGCAGCGTTACGGCTATCGGGTGCACGGACCCTGGCAGCCTTCACTCGGCCACCGGTGCGATCCGGCGAAGCTGCTCCTCGACCCGTACGCCAAGGCGGTGGACGGGGAGATGGACAACCACCCCTCGCTCCACACCCCCGAGGCCGACAGCGCCGGGCACACCATGCTCGGCGTGGTCACCGACCCGGGCTTCGACTGGGGTGACGACCAGCCGCCCAGGCACTTCTACGCCGACAGCGTGATCTACGAGGCCCATGTCCGCGGACTCACCCGCACCCACCCCGCTGTCCCGCCGGAACTGCGCGGCACGTACGCCGGTCTCGCCCACCCGGCGGTGATCGACCACCTGACCTCGCTCGGTGTGACCGCCGTCGAGCTGATGCCGGTGCACCAGTTCGTGCAGGACGGGGTGCTCCAGGACCGCGGCCTGGCCAACTACTGGGGCTACAACACGATCGGCTTCTTCGCGCCCCACAACGCCTACGCCGCCCACGGCACCCGCGGCCAGCAGGTCACCGAGTTCAAGGCGATGGTCAAGGCGCTGCACGCGGCCGGCCTCGAAGTCATCCTCGACGTCGTCTACAACCACACGGCCGAGGGCAACGAGAAGGGCCCCACGCTCTCCTTCCGGGGCATCGACAACGCCTCGTACTACCGGCTGGTCGACGGAGACTGGGGGCACTACTACGACACCACCGGCACCGGGAACAGCCTGCTGATGCGGCACCCCTACGTGCTCCAGCTGATCATGGACTCGTTGCGGTACTGGGTCACCGAGATGCACGTCGACGGATTCCGCTTCGACCTCGCAGCCACCCTGGCCCGGCAGTTCCACGAGGTGGACCGGCTCTCCGCGTTCTTCGACCTCATCCAGCAGGACCCGGTGATCAGCCGCGTCAAGCTGATCGCCGAGCCGTGGGACGTGGGGGAGGGCGGCTACCAGGTTGGCAACTTCCCGCCGCTGTGGTCGGAGTGGAACGGCAAGTACCGCGACGCCGTACGGGACTTCTGGCGGGGCGAGCCGCACACGCTGGGCGAGTTCGCCTCCCGGCTGACCGGCTCCTCCGACCTGTATCAGCACAGCCGGCGGCGACCACGGGCCAGCGTCAACTTCGTGACCGCGCACGACGGTTTCACCCTGCGCGACCTCGTCTCCTACAACGACAAACACAACGAGGCCAACGGGGAGGGCGGCCAGGACGGCGAAAGCGACAACCGGTCGTGGAACTGCGGGGCCGAGGGCGAGACCGACGACCCCGCCGTACTGGAGCTGCGGGCCCGCCAGCAACGCAACTTCCTTGCCACTCTGCTGCTCTCGCAGGGCATTCCGATGCTCTGTCACGGCGACGAACTCGGCCGCACCCAGCTGGGCAACAACAACGCCTACTGCCAGGACAACGAAGTCTCCTGGATCGACTGGGAGTTGAGCGAGGAGCAGCGCGAACTCGCCGAGTTCACGCGGCGCGTGATCGGCCTGCGCACGGCGCACCCCGTCCTGCGCAGGCGCCGGTTCTTCCGGGGCGAGACCCTGACGCACGCGGGGCAGCCGCTGCCCGACCTGGTCTGGCTGCTGCCGGACGCCCGCGAGATGGCCGAGGCGGACTGGCAGCGCTCCGACGCGCACGCGGTCGGGGTCTTCCTGAACGGCGACGCCATCGCCGAACCGGATCCGCGCGGACGCCCGGTGGTCGACGACTCGTTCCTGCTGCTGCTGAACGGCCACTGGGAGCCCGTCGACTTCCGGCTGCCGGGCCCCGCGTACGGCGAACGCTGGACGACCCTGCTCGACACGGCGGAACCCCAGGGCACCGACGAAGCGGAGCACAAGGCCGGCTCGGAGATGACGATCGAGGCGCGCAGCCTGGTGCTGCTGTCGAGGCCGTCCCGCGCGGGCACCTGA
- a CDS encoding DUF5133 domain-containing protein, producing MLLPAKAEVARQLRRYRAWERVMLASPADRTVRATFEDSGYTLCVLMGKRCAREAADAAERYLRTSVGAYLEEQSDLPRTGAVARRGPPRSAERSPAGR from the coding sequence ATGCTGCTACCGGCCAAAGCCGAAGTCGCCCGGCAACTTCGGCGGTATCGCGCCTGGGAGCGCGTCATGCTGGCCTCCCCCGCCGACCGCACCGTCCGGGCCACCTTCGAGGACTCGGGTTACACGCTCTGCGTCCTGATGGGCAAGCGCTGCGCGCGTGAGGCGGCCGATGCCGCCGAGCGCTATCTGCGCACCAGCGTGGGCGCCTACCTCGAGGAGCAGAGCGACCTCCCCCGCACGGGGGCCGTCGCAAGGCGTGGTCCGCCGAGATCCGCGGAACGGTCCCCCGCAGGGAGGTAA
- a CDS encoding alpha-1,4-glucan--maltose-1-phosphate maltosyltransferase produces MSSTPVIGRIPVRDVRPAVESGRRPAKAVVGETFEVTATVFREGHDAVAANVVLTDPEGRHGPWTPMRELAPGSDRWGAEVTPDVEGRWTYRVEAWSDPIGTWRHVARIKVPAGLDTGLVLEEGADLYTRAAAGVPEGPQHAVLVAAAKTLADDSLPVATRLAGALTPDVDAVLARHPLRELITASETLPLLVERERALFGSWYEFFPRSEGTPQRPHGTFRTAARRLPAIAAMGFDVVYLPPIHPIGSTFRKGRNNTLSAGPDDVGVPWAIGSPEGGHDAVHPDLGTIEDFDWFVQEAGKHDLEIALDFALQCSPDHPWVHKHPEWFHHRPDGTIAYAENPPKKYQDIYPIAFDADMDGLIAETLRVLRHWMDHGVRIFRVDNPHTKPVVFWERVIADINATDPDVIFLAEAFTRPAMMHTLAQIGFQQSYTYFTWRTTKEELTEYLSELSGEAASYMRPNFFANTPDILHEFLQHGGRPAFALRAVLAATLSPTWGIYSGYELAENTPLREGSEEYLNSEKYQLKTRDWDREDSLAPLITQLNTIRRRHPALQRLRNLRFHHTDNGAVIAYSKHTGDDTVLVVVNLDPHHTQEATVSLDMPQLGLERHETLSVHDELTGETYHWSSNNYVRLEPGRAPAHVFQVRRSAPQIGGSTP; encoded by the coding sequence ATGAGTTCCACCCCGGTCATCGGCCGCATCCCGGTACGGGACGTCCGCCCTGCCGTCGAGTCCGGAAGGCGTCCGGCGAAGGCGGTCGTGGGAGAGACGTTCGAGGTCACCGCAACGGTGTTCCGTGAGGGCCACGACGCGGTCGCCGCGAACGTCGTCCTGACCGACCCGGAAGGGCGGCACGGCCCCTGGACCCCGATGCGGGAGTTGGCCCCCGGCAGCGATCGCTGGGGCGCGGAGGTCACTCCGGACGTCGAGGGCCGCTGGACGTACCGCGTCGAGGCCTGGAGCGATCCGATCGGTACCTGGCGCCACGTCGCCCGCATAAAGGTTCCTGCCGGCCTCGACACCGGTCTGGTCCTGGAGGAGGGCGCCGACCTCTACACCCGGGCGGCGGCGGGCGTCCCGGAGGGCCCCCAGCATGCGGTGCTGGTGGCCGCGGCGAAGACGCTCGCCGACGACTCACTGCCGGTCGCCACCCGTCTGGCGGGCGCCCTGACGCCTGACGTGGACGCGGTGCTCGCCCGCCACCCGCTGCGGGAGTTGATCACGGCGTCGGAGACGCTGCCGTTGCTGGTGGAGCGGGAGCGGGCGCTGTTCGGGTCGTGGTACGAGTTCTTCCCCCGCTCGGAGGGCACGCCGCAGCGGCCGCACGGCACGTTCCGTACCGCGGCCCGCCGGCTGCCGGCGATCGCGGCGATGGGTTTCGACGTGGTCTACCTGCCGCCGATCCATCCGATCGGCAGCACCTTCCGCAAGGGCCGCAACAACACCCTGTCCGCCGGGCCCGACGATGTGGGGGTGCCGTGGGCGATCGGCTCGCCGGAGGGCGGGCATGACGCCGTCCATCCGGATCTGGGCACGATCGAGGACTTCGACTGGTTCGTGCAGGAGGCCGGGAAGCACGATCTGGAGATCGCGCTGGACTTCGCGCTGCAGTGTTCGCCGGATCATCCTTGGGTGCACAAGCACCCGGAGTGGTTCCACCACCGGCCGGACGGCACCATCGCGTATGCGGAGAACCCGCCGAAGAAGTACCAGGACATCTACCCGATCGCCTTCGACGCCGACATGGACGGGCTGATCGCGGAGACGCTGCGGGTGCTGCGGCACTGGATGGACCACGGGGTGCGGATCTTCAGAGTGGACAATCCGCACACCAAGCCGGTGGTGTTCTGGGAGCGGGTGATCGCGGACATCAACGCCACCGACCCGGACGTGATCTTCCTGGCCGAGGCGTTCACCCGCCCGGCGATGATGCACACCCTGGCCCAGATCGGCTTCCAGCAGTCCTACACGTACTTCACCTGGCGCACTACCAAGGAAGAACTCACCGAGTACCTGAGCGAGCTCTCGGGTGAGGCGGCCTCCTACATGCGGCCGAACTTCTTCGCCAACACCCCCGACATCCTGCACGAGTTCCTCCAGCACGGCGGCCGGCCCGCGTTCGCGCTGCGCGCGGTCCTGGCCGCGACCCTCTCGCCGACCTGGGGCATCTACTCCGGCTACGAACTGGCCGAGAACACCCCGCTGCGGGAGGGCAGCGAGGAATACCTGAACTCGGAGAAGTACCAGCTCAAGACCCGCGACTGGGACCGCGAGGACAGCCTCGCCCCCCTGATCACCCAGCTCAACACCATCAGGCGCCGGCACCCCGCCCTCCAGCGCCTGCGGAACCTCCGCTTCCACCACACCGACAACGGCGCGGTCATCGCCTACAGCAAGCACACCGGTGACGACACGGTCCTGGTGGTCGTGAACCTGGATCCACACCACACCCAGGAGGCCACGGTCTCGTTGGACATGCCGCAACTCGGCCTGGAACGGCACGAGACCCTGTCCGTACACGACGAACTGACGGGTGAGACCTACCACTGGAGCAGCAACAACTACGTGCGTCTGGAGCCCGGTCGGGCACCCGCGCACGTGTTCCAGGTCCGGAGGTCGGCGCCGCAGATCGGAGGATCCACACCGTGA
- a CDS encoding maltokinase N-terminal cap-like domain-containing protein → MPKTASVSPRPALATDLMTSLGELLRQWLPRQRWFAGKDRPVSELGLLSMTELFPGCLHLLVRTGHGGVPGPGGAPAGDCYQLLLGVRKNLSPRLGRALIGRAERGPLAGLTIYDALHDPRSAQLLLERLRHPGTAGPLRFEGDPSVPVPAGLPPRLLETEQSNSSLVYGDEFILKVFRRIQPGVNPDLEVPVALAGQGCRRVPAPVAWFRTTHPQGATLGVLQPYLRDASDGWALALQALASGDDFTVQAHELGRAMAEVHLALAAAFPGSGHDDNGSTAAAMTERLDAAAHSVPALRPFVPGLQSAFGALATCDSGPPAQRVHGDLHLGQVLRAGREWFVIDFEGEPSRPLAERCTAQSPVRDIAGMLRSFDYAARQRRPWRPEWARRCREAFCGGYAALAGWDPRKKHGLLRAYETDRAVYEVLYEARHRPDWLPVPMAAIERLAVRGD, encoded by the coding sequence ATGCCGAAGACCGCATCGGTCAGCCCGAGGCCCGCGCTCGCGACCGATCTCATGACCTCGCTCGGCGAGCTGCTGCGCCAATGGCTGCCGCGGCAGCGCTGGTTCGCGGGCAAGGACCGCCCCGTGAGTGAGCTCGGTCTGCTGTCGATGACCGAGCTGTTCCCGGGCTGTCTGCATCTGCTGGTCCGCACCGGTCACGGCGGGGTGCCCGGGCCCGGCGGCGCCCCGGCAGGTGACTGCTACCAACTGCTGCTCGGCGTGCGCAAAAACCTCTCGCCGCGTCTGGGCCGCGCCCTCATCGGCCGTGCGGAGCGGGGCCCGCTGGCCGGCCTGACGATCTACGACGCCCTGCACGACCCGCGCTCGGCGCAGCTGCTGCTGGAGCGGCTGCGGCATCCCGGCACGGCCGGTCCCCTGCGCTTCGAGGGCGACCCGTCGGTGCCGGTGCCCGCCGGGCTCCCACCGCGGCTGCTGGAGACCGAGCAGTCGAACTCCTCGCTGGTGTACGGCGACGAGTTCATCCTCAAGGTCTTCCGGCGCATCCAGCCCGGGGTCAATCCGGACCTGGAGGTGCCGGTCGCGCTGGCCGGGCAGGGCTGCCGTCGGGTGCCGGCGCCGGTGGCCTGGTTCCGGACCACGCATCCGCAGGGGGCGACACTCGGCGTGCTGCAGCCGTATCTGCGCGACGCGTCCGACGGCTGGGCACTGGCCCTGCAGGCGCTGGCCTCAGGTGACGACTTCACCGTGCAGGCCCACGAGCTGGGACGGGCCATGGCCGAGGTGCACCTCGCGCTGGCGGCCGCCTTCCCCGGCAGCGGCCACGACGACAACGGCTCCACGGCGGCCGCGATGACCGAACGCCTGGACGCCGCCGCGCACAGCGTGCCCGCGCTGCGGCCGTTCGTCCCCGGCCTGCAAAGCGCCTTCGGCGCGCTGGCCACGTGCGACTCCGGGCCGCCCGCACAGCGCGTCCACGGCGACCTGCACCTGGGGCAGGTGCTGCGGGCGGGCCGCGAGTGGTTCGTCATCGACTTCGAGGGCGAGCCGTCCCGCCCGCTCGCCGAGCGGTGCACCGCCCAGTCCCCGGTGCGGGACATCGCGGGCATGCTGCGCTCCTTCGACTACGCGGCCCGGCAGCGTCGGCCCTGGCGGCCGGAGTGGGCGCGCCGCTGCCGGGAGGCCTTCTGCGGGGGCTATGCCGCCCTCGCCGGGTGGGATCCGCGCAAGAAGCACGGCCTGCTGCGCGCCTACGAGACCGACCGGGCCGTCTACGAGGTCCTGTACGAAGCACGACACCGGCCGGACTGGCTGCCCGTGCCAATGGCGGCGATCGAACGCCTCGCCGTGAGAGGAGACTGA